The following are encoded in a window of Glandiceps talaboti chromosome 5, keGlaTala1.1, whole genome shotgun sequence genomic DNA:
- the LOC144435023 gene encoding uncharacterized protein LOC144435023, which translates to MDYTNQINKVGVGVCICLFINTVVINGQQLKDMVGPCTNDRQCQRGQYCEEQMGTCEDCDVLYQYRDTVDYPSKCKENALDISTEYYGGCKDDIECGKGKWCYELKCHDCAELRGSKDVYEDRCPQDQKNVSTVTDDPRDVNTVIDDPSKTLMANKVMSSLMASTKVNGITTTEHPLTENRKPVVITTNNTLHIAIMVTLALLALVAGIALCVVCRCSKRTKSQRGYTTVHQNNSTYIMMDGMNLNTLRNEEVQPHPDDDVDDHIHDETEEISFGTEENNRDAEKSTEEKEAFGIEEGGEPSPSDMVV; encoded by the exons ATGGATTACACGAACCAAATCAACAAAGTTGGCGTGGGCGTTTGCATTTGCCTATTTATAAACACAGTCGTGATCAATGGGCAACAATTGAAGGATATGGTTGGTCCATGTACAAACGATAGGCAGTGCCAACGGGGACAATATTGTGAAGAACAAATGGGAACGTGTGAGGATTGTGATGTTTTGTACCAATATCGTGACACTGTTGACTACCCATCCAAATGTAAAG AAAACGCTCTGGACATTTCAACTGAATATTACGGGGGATGCAAGGACGACATTGAGTGCGGAAAGGGAAAGTGGTGCTATGAATTGAAATGCCATGACTGTGCCGAACTAAGAGGCTCAAAAGATGTCTATGAAGACAGATGTCCACAAG ACCAGAAAAATGTCAGCACTGTTACGGATGATCCCAGAGATGTCAACACTGTTATAGATGATCCTTCAAAGacactcatggcaaacaaagtgATGTCAAGCCTCATGGCATCTACAAAAGTGAACGGAATCACGACAACAGAGCATCCCCTGACCGAAAATAGAAAGCCGGTCGTCATAACTACCAATAATACATTGCACATTGCAATCATGGTGACTTTGGCGCTACTAGCACTGGTCGCTGGTATCGCTTTATGTGTCGTATGTAGATGTTCGAAACGGACAAAGTCTCAACGAG GTTATACAACTGTACATCAGAATAATTCAACCTACATCATGATGGATGGAATGAACTTGAACACCTTACGCAATGAAGAGGTTCAGCCGCATCCTGATGATGACGTCGATGATCATATCCATGATGAAACTGAAGAAATATCCTTCGGCACCGAAGAAAATAATAGAG ATGCCGAAAAGTCTACAGAAGAAAAAGAAGCTTTCGGTATCGAAGAAGGTGGAGAGCCATCTCCATCGGATATGGTGgtttaa